The following proteins come from a genomic window of Miscanthus floridulus cultivar M001 chromosome 2, ASM1932011v1, whole genome shotgun sequence:
- the LOC136538645 gene encoding LOB domain-containing protein 39-like yields MSCNGCRVLRKRCSDACVLRPSIEWIHGAQPQANATVFVAKFFGRAGLVASLAAVPLQHRPALFRSLLYEACGRTINPVSGAIGLMWTGNWDLCQAAADAVLRGDSLRALSTIPAAFTDRDNGDVGLDLATASSLSSPENSSSAPSKKRNNFNGGLAFNAAAGVPVGCQQQQLLPPAGALLQSCELDLCLTPALSPLAGGLVRGCVGGGGASDEYSATTTCEDQQPVTGDHAEARTPALLNLFN; encoded by the exons ATGAGCTGCAACGGCTGCCGCGTCCTGCGCAAGAGGTGCAGCGACGCCTGCGTGCTCCGCCCCAGCATCGAGTGGATCCACGGCGCGCAACCGCAGGCCAACGCCACCGTCTTCGTCGCCAAGTTCTTCGGCCGCGCCGGCCTCGTCGCCTCCCTCGCCGCCGTCCCGCTGCAGCACCGCCCAG CGCTCTTCCGTTCGCTGCTGTACGAAGCCTGCGGGCGGACCATCAACCCGGTGAGCGGCGCCATCGGCCTGATGTGGACGGGCAACTGGGACCTCTGCcaggccgccgccgacgccgtccTCCGCGGAGACTCCCTCCGCGCGCTCTCCACCATCCCGGCCGCCTTCACGGACCGCGACAACGGCGACGTCGGCCTCGACCTCGCCACCGCCTCCTCTTTGTCCTCGCCCGAGAACTCCTCCTCCGCGCCGTCCAAGAAGCGCAACAACTTTAACGGCGGCCTCGCCTTCaacgccgccgccggcgtccCCGTGGgctgccagcagcagcagctgctgccgcCGGCTGGTGCGCTGCTGCAGTCGTGCGAGCTCGACCTCTGCCTGACCCCGGCGTTGTCGCCGCTGGCCGGTGGGCTGGTGCGGGGCtgcgtgggcggcggcggcgcgtccgACGAGTACTCCGCCACGACGACGTGCGAGGACCAGCAGCCCGTCACCGGTGATCATGCGGAGGCCAGGACCCCGGCGCTGCTAAACCTCTTCAACTGA